In a genomic window of Pseudomonas mohnii:
- a CDS encoding bleomycin resistance protein → MFERNKLVPELMVTNLDSSLAFWVSRLGFKVAYQRPEDGFAYLDLNGAQVMLEQVNSDAGQWLTAPLTKPFGRGINLQIDVEAVAPIIQKLDQAGCPLYRECKDTWYRADKVEVGQREFIVQDPDGYLVRLVERLGERPACSM, encoded by the coding sequence ATGTTCGAACGTAACAAACTGGTTCCGGAGTTAATGGTCACCAACCTGGATAGCAGCCTGGCTTTTTGGGTTTCTCGTCTGGGGTTCAAAGTAGCTTATCAACGCCCGGAAGATGGATTTGCATACCTTGATTTGAATGGTGCTCAAGTAATGCTTGAGCAGGTTAATTCGGACGCGGGTCAATGGCTGACTGCGCCGTTGACCAAGCCGTTTGGAAGAGGCATCAACCTACAGATTGATGTTGAGGCTGTCGCACCCATCATCCAAAAACTTGATCAGGCTGGATGTCCACTCTATCGAGAATGCAAAGACACCTGGTATCGGGCTGACAAGGTAGAAGTAGGCCAGCGCGAATTCATCGTCCAGGATCCCGACGGTTATCTCGTAAGGTTGGTAGAGAGGTTGGGTGAGCGACCGGCTTGCTCAATGTGA